The sequence GAAAACAGCCACACGCATATTTCCAGGGTGTACCTCGACAACGAGCTGCGCTACAAGGCTGATAAAAATAAGGCGTCGGCGGCCGGCTTCTTCGACGATTTCCCCGCGAAACTGAAGGACGCGCTGAAAATGGCGGAGGAAATAGACGAAGAGGACGTCGAATTCATTTGGGAAGGCATAGAGATGAACTACAAAGTCGCGAAAAGCGGCCTCGGCGCGGCGGACCCTTGCGCCGACCGCGGCTGCATGACGGGGACGACCTTCGGCGCAGCGCTGCGCGATTTCGGCGGGGCCCAGCTCTCTGCGGCCGCGGAGATACGAAGCCTTGCGTCGGCGGCTGCGGAGGCGAGGATGTCAGGCATAAGGCTCCCGGTAATGAGCAGCGCCGGCAGCGGCAACCACGGCATCACCGCGATACTGCCGGTAGCGGCGCTCGGCAGGCTCGAGGGGAAGGGCGAGTTCGAAACGGCGAAGGCCGTCGCGGTCAGCCACATCGCTACGAGCTTCGTCAAGCACAACCTGGGCAGGCTTTCGCCCCTCTGCGGCTGCGCAGTTGCGGCGGGAGCCGGGGCGGCGGCCGGCATGACCTATCTGCTCGGCGGGGATTTCCAGCAGATATGCACGGCGATGAGCCTGCTGCTTGCAAACATCGCCGGCATGTTCTGCGACGGAGCGAAGGAAAGCTGTGCGCTCAAGGTAGGCTCGGCAGCGGCGGAAGCGTATCACGCCGCGAAATGGGCCCTGCGCGGCCAGAAGCTCGCCGTTCCTCAGGGGATTTTCGGCGCGACGATAGAGGAGACCGTAACGAACGTCTCCCGCCTCTCGCTCGAAGGGATGAGGACGGCGGACCGCGTTATGATCGAGATCCTGGACAAGCGGCACAGGCCCGCCTCTGTGGCGTATTGAACGACAAAAACAAACGAAAAGGAAGGTATGTAAAACGGCAATGAAAAAGAAACTCAACGGTAAAACGGCAACGGCGCTGATCTGCGCGTTCGCGTTATCTGTCACTTCCGCGGCTATGGCCCTCGACCTCGGCGACATTCTGAAGAAGGGCGCGATCGGCATAGCGGGCGGCTGGCTCGTGACGGCCATCTCGCCTCAGATGAACGATTTCATCAACACGATAACCTTCAACAAAGGCGTCGCCTACGACGGCTACACGAAGGTCGTGCCGATCGTATCGATAGGCGACGGCACGCGCATCGGCGCTGCGCAGGTCGGGGCGACCACGCAGAGCGCGATCGACCGCACGAAGGCGGTCGCGCAGCTTGAGGGAGAGTTCAGCAGCCTGCGCGCCACGGCGCTCATCCCCATCGATTCGACGAACCCGATACAGCGTTTCCGCCGCGTCAAGGGCGTCGGCGTTACCGCGATAATAAACGTAAAATTGTAAGGTGATAATTTAACATGTCCGACTACCGTCCGCAGCTTTCAGATATACAAAAGGCGAAGCAGCGCATAAGCGGCGTGGTGGTAAACACGCCCCTTATGCTGAACATCCAGCTCTCCGAGCGCTACGGGGCCAACGTCTGGCTCAAGCGGGAAGATATGCAGATAGTACGTTCCTACAAGATACGCGGCGCGTACAATAAGATTTCGAGCTTGGCGCCGGAAGAGCTGGAGAGAGGAGTCGTCTGCGCCTCCGCCGGGAATCACGCCCAGGGCGTCGCCCTTACCTGCAACAAAATGGGAATCAAGGGCACGATATTCATGCCCAAGCCGACGCCGAAGCAAAAAATCAACCAGGTGAAGATGTTCGGCAAAGACGACATCGAGATAGCGCTCTGCGGCGACACCTACGACGACTGCTGCGCCGAGGCGCTTTCCTGCTGCGAGAAGAGCGGCGGCGCCTTCATACATCCCTTCGACGACCCGCAGATCATCGAAGGGCAGGCGACGCTGGGGCTCGACATATTGAACGAAGCTTTCGGGGATTTCCACTACATACTGCTGCCGATCGGCGGCGGCGGGCTCATGGCCGGCGTGGGGAGCGTATTTAAAAGCCTGAGCCCGGACACCTGCGTAGTGGGGGTCGAATCTTCCGGCGCTGCGTCGATGAAGGCGGCCTTCGACGCGGGGCATCCCGTCGATCTGGCTGAGATCGACACCTTTGCCGACGGCATCGCGGTGCGCCGCGCAGGCGACCTGACGTTCGGCATCTGCCGCAATGTGGTGGACCGTCTCGTACAGGTCCCCGAGGGACAGATCTGCACCACGATACTCGCGCTCTACAACGAAAGCGCGATAGTCGTGGAGCCAGCCGGAGCAGTGTCCGTGGCGGCGCTCGAATATCTTAAGGACGATATACGCGGTAAAAACGTCGTCTGTGTGATAAGCGGAAGCAATAACGACATCACGCGCATGGAGGAGATAAAAGAGCGCTCCCTGCTGCACGAGGGGCTGAAGCATTATTTCATACTGCGCTTCCCGCAGCGGGCCGGCGCGCTGCGCGAGTTCCTCGAAAAGGTGCTCGGCCCGAACGACGATATAACGCACTTCCAGTATTCTAAGAAAAATTCCCGCGAGCGCGGCCCGGCGGTCGTCGGCATAGAACTTCACCGCGCCGAGGATTTCGCGCCGCTCGTCGAAAGGATGAAGGAACAGAACATAGTCTACGAATACCTGAACGACAAGCCGGATCTCTTCCAGTTTTTGATTTAGCCTGGAAAATCTGATAGAGCGCTCTTGTGCGCCGCACAGCGCGGCGGTAACTTCTTTCGCCGCGCAAGCGGCGTTTTTTATTCTATTGCACAACAATTAAAATTTGCACAAAACGTCTTTCAGGCGTATAATTAGTTTTATCTTTTCAAATATTTCCTCAACGGGGGGATGACGGCAGCCATGACGTGATACGTTGCTATGACTCGTGTACCGAGTCCGTCAGCTTTCGCCGTCCCCCCGCGCTCCCTCTCCTGACAGGGGATTTTTGCTCTTCTTTTTTTCGTGCTGCGCGCGCAGGGCGGCGCTTTACACTGCTGCACACTTGGTTTGTACGCTGAAAATGTGATGCTGATTCGATACGGAACAACAGGAGGTAAAAATATCATGGACAAAATGCTTATGTCAAAAAACGGCCCCGCGATCGCCGGGGCCGTGCTCGGCGTCATTGGGGCGCTTCTCGTGAAATTCGGCAACCCGGGCAATATGGGCTTCTGCGTCGCCTGCTTCACGCGCGACATCGCAGGCGCCTTCGGCCTGCACCGCGCCTCCGTCGTGCAGTATCTGCGCCCGGAGATAGCGGGCTTCATCCTTGGCGCGTTCGCCTCCGCGCTCGCTTTCTCGGAATATAAGCCGCGCGGCGGTTCGTCCCCGATGATTCGCTTCGCGCTCGGCTTCTTCGCGATGACCGGCGCCCTCGTATTCCTCGGCTGCCCGTGGCGCGCCTACCTTCGCCTCGCCGGCGGCGACCTCAACGCGGTCGCCGGCATAGCGGGGCTCGTCTGCGGGATAGCCGTCGGGGTGTGGTTCCTCTATGGGGGCTTCAGCCTCGGAGCCTCGCGCCCGACGCCGAAAGCGGCCGGCTTCGTGATGCCGCTCTTCGCGGCCGCTATCTTGGCTTTCCTTTTTGCGAAGCCTCTGCTCGGCCCTGAAGGCACGGGGCCGATATTCTTCTCGGAAAAGGGCCCCGGCGCGGCGCACGCGCCGGCGCTCATCTCTCTTTTCGCCGGCCTCGTCGTCGGATGGCTGGCCCAGCGCACGCGCTTCTGCACGATCGGCGCCCTGCGCGATCTCATCATGGTAAGGGACACTCATCTCTTCAAGGGCATCGCGGCCTTCATGATTGCCGCCTTCGCGGCGAACCTCGCGCTCGGGCAGTTCAAGCCGGGGTTTGAGAATCAGCCCGTCGCCCACACGATGCAGCTTTGGAACTTCCTCGGAATGGCGCTTTCCGGCCTCGCCTTCACACTCGCCGGAGGCTGCCCCGGAAGAATGCTCATAATGTCGGGTGAAGGCGACTCCGACGCCGGCTCCTTCGTGCTCGGCATGCTCGTCGGCGCCGCGTTCGCCCACAACTTCTCGTTTGCAAGCTCCGGCGCCGGCATAGGCGCGCACGGAGCGGCGGCCTCGATAATCGGGATCGTTTTCTGCCTGATCGTCGGCTTCGCCTTCAAAAATAAAATGGCATAGGGGGCGCTGATCATGGAAAAAAAGAGTGTAGACGCGCGCGGGCTCTCCTGCCCGCAGCCGGTGATAGAGACGAAACGTGCGCTCGACAGGATGAGCTCCGGCACGGTCGAAATCCTCGTAGACACCGTGACGTCGCGCGAAAACGTGATTCGCTTCGCGTCGAACGCCGGCTGGAAGACATCGTGGAAGGAAACGGAAACTGGCTTCGCTGTGACGGCGGAAAAATAAGGGAAATTAAAAAAACAGCGCTCCGCGAAAGGGGCGCTGTTTTTTTATCGCTTCGCTTGAGGAAAATTTTTATCTCACTTCCGTTTCTCCGCGCAGCCTGCCGACGTCTGCGCCGTACTTCACGGCGAGTATCTCGGCCATCACGGAGACCGCTATTTCATTCGGCGTCTCGGCCTTTATCGGCAGCCCTATCGGCTTGAATATCCTGTCTATATGCTCGGCGCTCACGCCGCGTTCGAGCAGCGTCTTGCGCACCGTTGCTATCTTCGAGCGCGAGCCTATCATCCCGTAGTACGCGCCGGGCTGCTTATCGGTCGCCGCTACGGCCTCCGCGTCGAGCGTATGTCCGCGCGTCATGATGACGACGTAGCTGCGCTCGTGGAAGGAGACTCCGTTTTCGTATATCTTGTCTATCGGGCAGACGACGTTGCGCGCCCAGGGAATGTTTTCGTCGTTCGCGAACTCTTCGCGCTCGTCCCAAACGGTGACGCGGAAGCCTGTGAAGGCGCCGAGCTGAGAGACGGCCTTCCCGACGTGCCCCGCCCCGAAGACCACCAGCTCGTCGCAGCGCCCTATCACCTCCATATAGACATCGGCCTCTCCGCCGCAGGCCATGCCGTCCTTTTCGTTAAGGCTCTTGCGCCACATTTGGGAGATTTGCCCGCCCTTCATCATGCGCAGGGATTCCTGTATCGCCTGATGCTCCAGCAGGCCGCCGCCGATCGTCCCGGCGATAGTGCCGTCGGGGCGCACCCACATCGACGCGCCGCGGCTGCGCGGCGTCGAGCCGCTCTCGCTCGTCACCGTGCAGAGAACGCCGTAGCCTCCTGCCTGCACTTCTTCGTTTACCTTGCTCAAAAGTTCTGCGTCCATTCAGTCACTTCCTCATAAATATCAAGAAATTTTTATCGATCCGCGCGCCTCGGATTTGGGGCGGTTTAAGAGCCCGCCGCGAAAGCGCACGCCGGATAATGGCATACGCTGCAGTGCTCGCAGAGGCCGCCGACTCCCCAGCGACGCACGAGGTCGCCGGGCTCGACTCCGGCGAAAATGAACGGCAGCAGCTTGTCGAGCGCCGTGCGGTCGTCGAAGGCGACGCAGGCCGGCGCGCCTATCACTGCGACATCGCGGCCGTCCAGCGGCGATTTCGCCCAGCCGAGCATCAGCATCGCGCCCGGCAGCGCCGGCGTCCCCTGGAAGGGTATGCGATAGCAGCGGCTGCGGATCGCTCCCGGCGTTCTGTCGTCCGCGTCGACGCTCATGCCGCCGGTGCATATCACCGCGTCGGCCCCCTCTTCGAGGAAGGCGGCTATCGCTTCACTTATACGCTCAAGCGAATCCGTGCAGAATCTCTGACCGAACAGAGAGCCCCCGAGCCGCGCGAGCTTGTCGAGCAGCTTGGGACGGAAGGCGTCTTCGACCTTGTTGTCGACGATCTCCTTGCCTGTCGTGACGAGCCCGACCTTCAGCGGCCTGAACGGCAGAATCGCAAAAGGCCTGCTGCCGCGCACGGCGGCGACGGCGCGCTCGACGCGATAGTCCTCCATCACGAGCGGACGTATCCTGAAACCTGCGACGACCTGCCCTTCGAGCACCGGCCTGTGCGGCGCGAGGGCCGACAGCACCCAGTCGGGGTCCTGATTGACGCGGTTGACAGTCTCGGCGAGATACCAGAGCAGGCCGCTCTTCTCGGCGACGAGATTGCAACGTCCCTCGGAAGGCGCGGTAACGCGCAAATTTTCGCCGCAGAGCGCTTCGCCGAGCGCGCGCGCCGCGTCGTCCTCGTGGACGTCCCCCGGCGACATCTCCATTATCGAAAGATTTTCGCGCCCCATGCCGCGCAGAGTTTCGAGATCCGCCTCTGTGACTATCTGCCCTTTTTTGAAGCGCGCCGACTTTTTGTGATTCTTCGCGTCTATCTGCGTTAGGTCGTGCGCGAGAGGCAGCCCTACCGCTTTCTCAAGCGGGATTGTCGTTATCTTCACTTAACTTCCTCGCTTTCGTCGTCTGTCCGGGCGCCCTTAGCGGCGCACTCCGGGCACTGCCCGTAGACCACGAACTGCTTGCCCTCGACCTTCATGCCCTCCGGCACGTCGACGCGCGGCATCTTCTGCCCCGTCAGGCAGAACATCCTGCCGCAGGAAAGACATAAAAAATGCGGATGGTCGCCAGGGCAGCCTTCGGCGTCCTGCTCGTGCGCGCAGAAGCGCCACACTCCGTCGACCCCCTGCACCTGGTGGACGATGCCGGATTTCTTCAGCGTTTCCAGAGTGCGGTAGAGTGTAACGCGGTCGAGGTGGTCGTCGATCATCGAAAGAATTTCGCTGTGAGAGAGCGGCACGCCCCTTTTGAAGAGCAGTTCGAGTATGACCCTCCGCTGACGCGTCGTACGAAGCCCGGAGCCGCCCAAAATCTTCTCAACGTTGTTCAAGCAGATTCCCCCCAAATCTATATATGAGCCCTCACAGCTATTATATTTTTTAAATGGGAATAACGCAATTGCATTGCAAACAAAATTCTGTTACGCTCAGCAGTTATTCATTTATTATCCCGCTTATAACTCATTTTATTTTATCTTTTTGACCGCTTCAAAAAGAAGAGCCTTCCACAGCATATTTTCTTTTTCGAACGCGAAGCGCGTCCCGATGATAGTCAGAACGCCGAGAAGGTTGCTGCTTTCGTCGAGTATCGCGCAGGAGACGGAACCTGCGCCGGGGTCCATTTCTTCCGTGCTGCAGCAGTAGCCGGTCCTGCGAATCTCAAACAGGGAATCTGAAAGCTTTTCGGGGTCTGTGATGGTAAAGGGTGTGTATTTTTTCAGGCGCGAGGATAGTACGCCGGCGCGCACAGCCTCCGGCGCGTAAGCAAGAAGTACGCGCGAGCTGCTCCCAGCATGCAGCGGATAATCTTTGCCGACCCTCGCCGCGATGTATATCGAATTTTTCGGCATTACTTTCTGCACGCATATCGACTTCATACCTTCAAGGTAATTGAGCATCACGCACTGGCCGGAATCCTGCGACAGCTGCTTCATCACAGGCGTGACCTGACGCACGAGTTCTTCCTTGAGCCGTTCCTCTCTGGTAAAGGGCAGAAGCTTCATGCCGTAACTGTATGTCATTTTGTTCTTTGAAAACGTAAGCCAACCCCTTTCGGATAATTTTTCAAGCATCGGCTTTATCTGCTCCTCGGTCGTCTTGCAGCGTGCAGCAGCCTCTGTCAGAGTAAGCTCAAGCCTGTACCGGAAAAAGAGCTCGAACACGGATGACATATAATTAATTTTTGTAGGCAATGATTTATTCAAATCCTTTTCCCCTCGCTGATTTCTATCAATATATCATTATAACGTAGCTTTGTATTTCATGGAGATGTGTGTTTGATCGATATGAAAATCAGCAACCAAAGCTCAGTGTAATATCAGGTGCGCCACCGGCTGCCACGATAGCCCCGTCTGTTATTGTAAAGTAAAGCCCGCATACATCTCCCAGATCGTTGACATCGCCGATCTTAAACCCATTATAATGCCGGTAATTCTGGCAGCAATGCGGCAACGTGCTTCTCAATGTTAACTGTGATTTAACGATTTAAAAAATGGAGGAACAGCAGAAAATATGGCAGACTAGCATGCCTTGGATAATAGGCTCTGCTGTCGCACTTGCTGAAATCGTGGACGCGCCGGACAGACACTGGCTTTTTCCTGTATAAATCCAGAGCGCAGGACGTTGCACGTTCCCAAAGAGACATTTATTCAGACCTTGCAACTTATCTGTCTCCGCCGCATACAATCGCAGGTTTTCTGCCTGTCATACCCAGTTCGATGCTTAAATTTTATTTTGAATTATATTTGCTAAAATATATAGAGACATGTGTCCGAGTTTATATTATCAGTATATTATGCTGATCACTGATATCTATTAAGTAATTTACATGTATATTGATACCTATATCGTTGTATTTAGAAAATATTTCTCTAATTTTATATTAAAATATAAATTTTAGCTACTTTTAATGATAATATTATTGTGATTTATTACTGATTACGACGATATCCCCGCTCGGTTATGTTCGTCAAGAAAATTTTATTTGACAAAATATGGAATATGGGCTATCTTTGTGTTAGGACATTTGTCCCATAATATAACACTGAGGGGGCGGTTGACATGAGAATTGTTCGAAACAACCGGATGTGTTATGGCTGCAGAGCTTGCCAGCTTATATGTAGTTTTCATCACGTGGGTAAATTTCAGCCGAGCAAAAGTAGTATTAGGGTTTATCGAGATTATATTGATGGTAATATCACGTGGTCTATTGATTCCACCTGTGATGGTTGTAAAAACGAAAAGGAGCCGCTTTGTGTGAAATATTGTGTTTATAAGGCCATAGAGCTTCCAGAAGATTATACCCACTCTGTTCAGGAGGCTACAAAATGAGGCAGGCACATCTTGCGTGTAACAACTGTCTTGCAGGTAAAATATTAAGGGTAAATCTGTCTACTAAAAAAATATGGACTGAGCCGACGGAACCTTATGCAATGCTTGCGCTTGGTGGCCGTGGAATCAATAGCCTAATTATGTTGCGAGATATCCCAGTAGGCACAAAATGGTATGACCGTGAAAAC comes from Synergistes jonesii and encodes:
- a CDS encoding L-cysteine desulfidase family protein — encoded protein: MLTLKEFLRSEVRPALGCTEPGSVALAVARACAELTDRDEIAAVRVTVSASIYKNGMAVGVPGTKGGRGNAIAAAMGAICGEPSLGLEVLAKSTAADLAKAEEWVRDERVTIYCDPDRSGVYILASVFTPGHKAVCLLENSHTHISRVYLDNELRYKADKNKASAAGFFDDFPAKLKDALKMAEEIDEEDVEFIWEGIEMNYKVAKSGLGAADPCADRGCMTGTTFGAALRDFGGAQLSAAAEIRSLASAAAEARMSGIRLPVMSSAGSGNHGITAILPVAALGRLEGKGEFETAKAVAVSHIATSFVKHNLGRLSPLCGCAVAAGAGAAAGMTYLLGGDFQQICTAMSLLLANIAGMFCDGAKESCALKVGSAAAEAYHAAKWALRGQKLAVPQGIFGATIEETVTNVSRLSLEGMRTADRVMIEILDKRHRPASVAY
- the ilvA gene encoding threonine ammonia-lyase IlvA, with the protein product MSDYRPQLSDIQKAKQRISGVVVNTPLMLNIQLSERYGANVWLKREDMQIVRSYKIRGAYNKISSLAPEELERGVVCASAGNHAQGVALTCNKMGIKGTIFMPKPTPKQKINQVKMFGKDDIEIALCGDTYDDCCAEALSCCEKSGGAFIHPFDDPQIIEGQATLGLDILNEAFGDFHYILLPIGGGGLMAGVGSVFKSLSPDTCVVGVESSGAASMKAAFDAGHPVDLAEIDTFADGIAVRRAGDLTFGICRNVVDRLVQVPEGQICTTILALYNESAIVVEPAGAVSVAALEYLKDDIRGKNVVCVISGSNNDITRMEEIKERSLLHEGLKHYFILRFPQRAGALREFLEKVLGPNDDITHFQYSKKNSRERGPAVVGIELHRAEDFAPLVERMKEQNIVYEYLNDKPDLFQFLI
- the yedE gene encoding YedE family putative selenium transporter, which gives rise to MDKMLMSKNGPAIAGAVLGVIGALLVKFGNPGNMGFCVACFTRDIAGAFGLHRASVVQYLRPEIAGFILGAFASALAFSEYKPRGGSSPMIRFALGFFAMTGALVFLGCPWRAYLRLAGGDLNAVAGIAGLVCGIAVGVWFLYGGFSLGASRPTPKAAGFVMPLFAAAILAFLFAKPLLGPEGTGPIFFSEKGPGAAHAPALISLFAGLVVGWLAQRTRFCTIGALRDLIMVRDTHLFKGIAAFMIAAFAANLALGQFKPGFENQPVAHTMQLWNFLGMALSGLAFTLAGGCPGRMLIMSGEGDSDAGSFVLGMLVGAAFAHNFSFASSGAGIGAHGAAASIIGIVFCLIVGFAFKNKMA
- a CDS encoding sulfurtransferase TusA family protein, encoding MEKKSVDARGLSCPQPVIETKRALDRMSSGTVEILVDTVTSRENVIRFASNAGWKTSWKETETGFAVTAEK
- a CDS encoding XdhC family protein; the encoded protein is MDAELLSKVNEEVQAGGYGVLCTVTSESGSTPRSRGASMWVRPDGTIAGTIGGGLLEHQAIQESLRMMKGGQISQMWRKSLNEKDGMACGGEADVYMEVIGRCDELVVFGAGHVGKAVSQLGAFTGFRVTVWDEREEFANDENIPWARNVVCPIDKIYENGVSFHERSYVVIMTRGHTLDAEAVAATDKQPGAYYGMIGSRSKIATVRKTLLERGVSAEHIDRIFKPIGLPIKAETPNEIAVSVMAEILAVKYGADVGRLRGETEVR
- a CDS encoding molybdopterin-binding protein yields the protein MKITTIPLEKAVGLPLAHDLTQIDAKNHKKSARFKKGQIVTEADLETLRGMGRENLSIMEMSPGDVHEDDAARALGEALCGENLRVTAPSEGRCNLVAEKSGLLWYLAETVNRVNQDPDWVLSALAPHRPVLEGQVVAGFRIRPLVMEDYRVERAVAAVRGSRPFAILPFRPLKVGLVTTGKEIVDNKVEDAFRPKLLDKLARLGGSLFGQRFCTDSLERISEAIAAFLEEGADAVICTGGMSVDADDRTPGAIRSRCYRIPFQGTPALPGAMLMLGWAKSPLDGRDVAVIGAPACVAFDDRTALDKLLPFIFAGVEPGDLVRRWGVGGLCEHCSVCHYPACAFAAGS
- a CDS encoding Fur family transcriptional regulator, translated to MNNVEKILGGSGLRTTRQRRVILELLFKRGVPLSHSEILSMIDDHLDRVTLYRTLETLKKSGIVHQVQGVDGVWRFCAHEQDAEGCPGDHPHFLCLSCGRMFCLTGQKMPRVDVPEGMKVEGKQFVVYGQCPECAAKGARTDDESEEVK
- a CDS encoding IclR family transcriptional regulator — encoded protein: MNKSLPTKINYMSSVFELFFRYRLELTLTEAAARCKTTEEQIKPMLEKLSERGWLTFSKNKMTYSYGMKLLPFTREERLKEELVRQVTPVMKQLSQDSGQCVMLNYLEGMKSICVQKVMPKNSIYIAARVGKDYPLHAGSSSRVLLAYAPEAVRAGVLSSRLKKYTPFTITDPEKLSDSLFEIRRTGYCCSTEEMDPGAGSVSCAILDESSNLLGVLTIIGTRFAFEKENMLWKALLFEAVKKIK